A genomic segment from Peribacillus sp. ACCC06369 encodes:
- a CDS encoding bifunctional 2',3'-cyclic-nucleotide 2'-phosphodiesterase/3'-nucleotidase, translated as MSFKMHVKKMLAPILAVSLITAPFTVPGETSAKGSNKKPVATKPFIITAPAVNYTNGTKATVTVTPKKGNKGNETVVFQLMNGTKVISQSAVEADIKSAQKFSAYFNTYKAGYWVKVSVVSKYNGNTINFGNSLATSVSDAPFELRIMETTDIHTNLVSYDYYKDAVSDSVGFSRTASLIKQARKEVKNSVLVDNGDLIQGTPLGTYKAKIAPLKKGEVHPVYKAMNLLDYDVATFGNHEFNYGLSYLDEAINDADFPYVNANVYKKDKDNNPKNDKNKYTPYKIVTKKVKDINGNEKSVKIGYIGFAPPQIMDWDKANLDGKVVTKEIVTTANKYVPEMKKKGADVIVALTHSGFNGDTKNTEDVIYSLSKVSGIDAITFSHTHKVFPAQDEASLDSLFKDSQGKILKGVDNKKGTINGVPAVQAGYGGSNLGIIDLDIQNIKGKWKVVHSDSSTRAINDKVTGKKAAEDASVVKAVKKDHEETIKYVNTPIGTTTAPIHSYFALVQDDPSVQVVTSAQKWYVEKYIQSNRPEYKDLPILSVGAPFKAGRNGVEEFTEIKEGGLTIRSAGDLYLYDNTLKAIKIKGSVVKEWLEMSAGKYNKIDPAKSEEQELLNGKFAVYNFDVIDGVTYQIDVTKAPRYDEKGIKVSDSSRIADLKYNGKPVDPNQDFIVVTNNYRASGGGNFPGVKGSEYVVDSADENRQILMDYITQEGEINPTADNNWSIAPISGKVNVTFTSSPKGAEYLNEDSPIFYTGKTDDKGFGIYKFNLGKENVKVQLLGINDLHGQLDTTSDFGGIKQGRADYLAAHMKQRKAENPENTLLLSAGDAVGASAPVSSLIQDKPTLQFLNNMKFDVGTVGNHEFDKGVETLMAQINGGKSPTSDVVFDKLNFPYVVANVVYKDTKKPILDPYVIKKVGGVDIGFIGVVTNATPQKVSPDGIKNVEFIEQAPAVNKAVDELKEKGVKSIVIISHDPGTEKEGVITGEVADLAKAVDDEVDVILAGDNHARVNNYVDNKLIVQAYSYGTAFEDVDLEIDPNTKDIVKKSAEIVTVTQDGITPDAGTTKFINDYLDMFPELKAPLGTTDEKILRTNAYTQETALGNLIADSMKADLNSDFAFMNPGGIRADIPKGEVTFSDLAKIQPFGNVLVKLELTGAEVKTLLQQQWIVEGSPKTLQISGLSYTADFSKPVTERVTLLKKADGTPIKDTETYTVAVNDFMASGGDNYTVLKGKERVFGHADLEAFVNYVKETFKGGKITAEIEGRITNINN; from the coding sequence ATGTCGTTCAAGATGCATGTTAAAAAGATGCTTGCCCCGATTCTTGCTGTAAGTTTGATTACAGCCCCATTTACCGTCCCGGGGGAGACATCCGCCAAAGGGTCTAATAAGAAACCGGTCGCGACTAAACCGTTCATCATTACAGCTCCTGCCGTTAATTACACAAATGGCACCAAGGCGACTGTAACGGTCACACCGAAAAAAGGGAACAAAGGAAATGAAACAGTTGTCTTCCAGTTAATGAATGGGACGAAGGTCATTTCACAGTCAGCCGTTGAGGCGGATATTAAATCGGCCCAAAAGTTCTCTGCATACTTCAATACGTATAAAGCGGGTTATTGGGTCAAGGTATCGGTTGTCTCCAAGTATAACGGCAATACGATTAACTTCGGCAACAGCCTGGCAACCTCCGTTTCTGATGCACCATTTGAACTAAGGATCATGGAGACGACAGATATACACACTAATCTAGTGAGCTATGATTATTATAAGGATGCCGTATCGGACTCCGTCGGCTTTTCCCGCACGGCATCTTTAATCAAACAGGCACGAAAAGAAGTGAAAAATAGTGTTTTAGTGGATAACGGCGACCTTATTCAAGGGACCCCCCTGGGTACGTACAAAGCGAAAATAGCGCCACTGAAAAAAGGTGAAGTCCATCCTGTCTATAAAGCGATGAACTTGCTTGACTATGATGTCGCTACATTCGGCAATCACGAATTCAATTATGGTTTATCTTATTTGGACGAGGCCATCAACGATGCGGACTTCCCTTATGTGAATGCCAATGTTTATAAAAAGGATAAAGACAATAATCCAAAGAATGACAAAAATAAATATACCCCTTATAAGATCGTCACGAAAAAAGTAAAGGATATCAATGGAAACGAGAAATCAGTAAAAATAGGCTACATTGGGTTTGCCCCTCCGCAAATCATGGATTGGGATAAAGCGAATCTTGACGGTAAGGTCGTTACAAAAGAAATCGTCACGACTGCAAATAAATATGTACCTGAAATGAAGAAAAAGGGTGCGGATGTCATCGTGGCGCTCACTCATTCCGGGTTTAATGGCGACACCAAGAATACCGAGGATGTCATCTATTCATTAAGCAAGGTATCCGGCATCGATGCCATCACGTTCTCCCACACACATAAAGTCTTTCCGGCACAAGATGAGGCGTCTTTAGACAGCCTATTTAAAGATAGCCAAGGAAAAATCCTTAAAGGCGTGGATAATAAAAAGGGCACCATCAATGGTGTACCAGCCGTTCAAGCAGGATATGGCGGCAGTAATCTGGGGATCATCGATCTTGATATCCAGAATATCAAAGGGAAATGGAAGGTCGTTCATTCCGATTCATCAACTCGGGCAATCAACGACAAAGTAACAGGAAAAAAAGCAGCTGAAGATGCATCTGTCGTCAAAGCCGTTAAAAAGGATCACGAAGAAACGATCAAGTATGTCAACACGCCAATTGGAACGACTACAGCTCCAATCCATAGTTACTTCGCCCTTGTGCAAGATGATCCTTCTGTACAGGTTGTGACAAGCGCGCAGAAATGGTATGTGGAAAAATATATCCAAAGCAATCGCCCTGAATACAAAGACTTGCCTATTCTCTCTGTAGGAGCCCCTTTCAAAGCGGGGCGCAATGGAGTCGAGGAATTCACCGAAATCAAAGAAGGCGGACTGACCATTCGCAGCGCCGGCGATTTATATTTATATGATAATACCTTGAAGGCAATCAAGATCAAAGGGTCCGTGGTTAAAGAATGGCTTGAGATGTCTGCCGGGAAATATAATAAAATTGATCCTGCCAAGTCTGAGGAACAGGAATTGCTTAATGGAAAGTTTGCCGTCTATAATTTTGATGTGATTGACGGCGTTACGTATCAAATCGATGTCACCAAGGCTCCGCGCTATGATGAAAAAGGGATAAAAGTGTCGGATTCAAGCAGGATTGCAGATTTGAAATATAATGGAAAACCAGTGGACCCGAATCAAGACTTCATCGTCGTGACGAATAATTACCGTGCTTCGGGCGGAGGAAATTTCCCGGGAGTGAAAGGCAGCGAATACGTAGTTGACTCTGCGGATGAAAATCGCCAAATCTTGATGGATTACATTACCCAAGAGGGTGAGATCAATCCAACTGCTGATAATAACTGGTCAATTGCCCCGATTTCAGGCAAGGTGAACGTTACTTTCACCTCATCACCAAAGGGTGCGGAATATTTAAATGAAGACAGTCCAATTTTCTATACAGGTAAAACCGATGATAAAGGCTTTGGCATTTACAAATTCAATCTTGGGAAAGAAAACGTTAAGGTGCAATTGCTTGGAATCAATGATCTTCACGGCCAGCTGGATACCACTTCTGATTTTGGCGGTATCAAACAAGGGCGTGCTGATTATTTAGCTGCGCACATGAAGCAGCGTAAAGCTGAAAACCCTGAAAATACACTTTTACTATCAGCAGGGGATGCTGTTGGGGCAAGTGCTCCCGTTTCCTCTTTGATCCAGGACAAACCGACGCTACAGTTTTTGAATAATATGAAATTCGATGTCGGAACTGTCGGGAACCATGAGTTCGACAAAGGGGTAGAAACCCTTATGGCTCAAATCAATGGCGGAAAGTCGCCCACATCTGATGTGGTATTCGATAAATTGAACTTTCCGTATGTGGTTGCCAATGTCGTATATAAAGACACCAAAAAACCCATTTTGGACCCTTACGTCATAAAAAAGGTAGGCGGGGTTGATATCGGGTTCATAGGTGTAGTAACGAATGCCACACCTCAAAAAGTAAGTCCGGATGGCATTAAGAATGTGGAATTCATAGAACAGGCACCTGCGGTAAATAAGGCGGTTGATGAGTTGAAGGAAAAGGGCGTCAAATCCATTGTGATCATCTCGCATGACCCAGGCACTGAAAAGGAAGGGGTCATCACAGGCGAAGTGGCTGATCTTGCCAAAGCCGTGGATGATGAAGTCGATGTGATCTTAGCAGGAGATAATCATGCAAGGGTCAACAACTATGTGGATAATAAATTGATTGTACAAGCTTACTCTTATGGAACGGCTTTTGAAGATGTTGATTTGGAAATCGATCCAAACACAAAGGATATTGTCAAAAAGTCAGCTGAAATTGTCACGGTTACACAAGATGGCATCACACCCGATGCCGGGACGACGAAATTCATTAACGACTATTTAGACATGTTCCCCGAGTTGAAAGCCCCACTTGGGACAACGGATGAGAAAATTTTAAGAACCAATGCCTATACACAGGAAACTGCACTCGGTAATTTAATTGCCGATTCAATGAAAGCAGATTTGAATTCCGATTTTGCCTTCATGAATCCAGGTGGAATTCGTGCAGATATTCCAAAGGGGGAAGTCACTTTTTCCGATTTAGCGAAAATCCAGCCGTTCGGAAACGTATTGGTTAAGCTCGAACTGACTGGAGCCGAAGTGAAAACGCTGCTTCAACAGCAATGGATCGTTGAAGGATCTCCGAAAACTTTGCAAATTTCTGGACTGAGCTACACAGCCGACTTCAGTAAACCTGTCACCGAACGTGTCACCTTATTGAAGAAAGCGGACGGGACACCGATCAAGGATACCGAAACATACACGGTCGCCGTCAATGATTTCATGGCAAGCGGTGGTGATAACTATACCGTCCTGAAAGGAAAAGAGCGTGTATTTGGGCATGCTGATTTGGAAGCTTTCGTTAACTATGTGAAAGAAACCTTCAAAGGCGGAAAGATCACGGCAGAAATTGAAGGCAGAATTACGAATATCAATAATTAA
- a CDS encoding DUF2798 domain-containing protein: MSVYNTALHGVSSFTIGAAVIQFVVTFIVAFIAESIVEPKARKLALSLPYDKSKETNFIIAIAFCMVPIMVLIMSVYGVILTRLMIGIEGSIVTAYLKTVGLNFIVALPSQLLIVGPISRRLLTTYIKPATHKPKLTKI; this comes from the coding sequence ATGTCAGTTTACAACACAGCTTTACACGGGGTTTCATCGTTTACAATAGGGGCTGCAGTGATTCAATTTGTGGTAACATTTATCGTCGCTTTTATTGCAGAGTCAATAGTTGAACCGAAGGCGCGTAAACTTGCATTATCACTGCCTTATGATAAATCGAAAGAAACCAACTTTATTATTGCAATCGCCTTTTGTATGGTCCCTATAATGGTCCTTATTATGTCAGTATATGGGGTTATTTTAACGAGGCTAATGATAGGAATCGAGGGTTCAATTGTCACAGCTTACCTTAAAACAGTTGGTCTAAACTTTATCGTGGCGCTACCATCACAGTTACTGATTGTTGGACCAATCTCACGCCGGTTATTAACTACATACATTAAACCAGCGACACATAAGCCAAAATTAACAAAAATTTGA
- a CDS encoding DinB family protein, with protein sequence MLTLFTYNWQVRNEWFKWCRSVPSEELKRQRTGGMGNILRTLAHIIDVECSWIRAIQGKPDVGIDLDAYNTIEKVEELSGRYHSEILDYLNSHSIDGKEEMIQPSWMEGTYQKGRILRHLIAHEIHHIGQLSIWSREMGIEPVSASLLNRDL encoded by the coding sequence ATGTTGACATTATTCACTTATAACTGGCAGGTGCGAAATGAGTGGTTCAAGTGGTGCAGATCCGTACCGAGTGAGGAACTGAAACGACAGCGTACTGGCGGGATGGGCAATATTTTAAGGACGCTCGCCCATATAATCGATGTCGAATGCAGCTGGATCAGGGCCATACAAGGGAAGCCGGATGTCGGGATTGATTTAGACGCTTATAATACGATCGAGAAAGTGGAGGAATTATCCGGACGTTATCATTCAGAGATTTTGGACTATTTGAACTCGCATTCAATTGATGGGAAGGAAGAAATGATTCAGCCATCCTGGATGGAGGGGACATACCAAAAAGGCAGGATACTGCGCCATCTCATAGCACACGAAATTCATCATATAGGCCAGTTGTCCATCTGGTCGAGGGAGATGGGAATCGAACCGGTTTCCGCCAGTTTATTAAATCGGGATTTATAG
- a CDS encoding GNAT family N-acetyltransferase, which translates to MTILNEIQLEDIRILQHECEREDFTLKLNWETLRSRNGVNKNDFLHYDGVKLVGFLGLYDFGNKVEMCGMVHPDFRRQGIFTKLMDEAIRSAVERNYKLIILNAPSQSHSGTGFLKQLPCEFSFSEFQMKWSQTELDDYEDAVVRPSRRDDEETEIQLDIQCFQFTKQEAKDYYQRILYEDTLKTMMIEKDGRAVGKIRVDHSDREAWIYGFSILPEYQGNGLGRKALKKVVAEQCQLGYDIFLEVEATNEHALRLYESCGFKTIQRQDYYLYKGKRCFNVK; encoded by the coding sequence GTGACAATTTTGAATGAAATACAGCTAGAAGATATTCGGATTCTACAGCATGAATGTGAACGGGAGGATTTTACATTAAAGCTGAACTGGGAAACACTTCGCAGTCGAAATGGTGTGAATAAGAATGACTTTCTTCACTACGATGGAGTAAAACTTGTTGGTTTTCTTGGTCTTTACGATTTTGGAAACAAAGTGGAGATGTGTGGGATGGTACACCCTGATTTTCGGAGGCAAGGCATTTTTACAAAGCTGATGGACGAAGCTATAAGGAGTGCCGTGGAGCGCAACTATAAGTTGATCATCTTGAACGCACCTTCCCAATCCCATTCAGGGACAGGATTCTTGAAACAGCTCCCATGTGAGTTTTCTTTTTCTGAGTTTCAAATGAAATGGTCTCAAACGGAACTGGATGATTATGAGGATGCAGTCGTTCGCCCTTCACGGAGAGATGATGAGGAAACGGAAATTCAGCTGGATATTCAGTGTTTCCAATTTACGAAACAAGAGGCGAAGGATTATTATCAGCGCATCCTATATGAGGATACTCTGAAAACCATGATGATTGAAAAGGATGGCCGCGCGGTCGGTAAGATCCGTGTTGATCATTCAGACCGGGAAGCGTGGATTTATGGATTTTCCATTTTGCCGGAATACCAGGGAAACGGACTTGGCAGAAAGGCATTGAAAAAGGTTGTAGCCGAACAATGCCAGCTGGGATATGATATTTTTCTCGAGGTCGAGGCGACTAATGAGCATGCTTTAAGACTCTATGAATCTTGTGGATTCAAAACCATTCAAAGACAGGATTATTATCTATATAAAGGGAAGCGGTGCTTTAACGTCAAATAG
- a CDS encoding YvrJ family protein, which translates to MWVSLVSEFGYPFVVSMFLLFRFGKQLKELTTDVENLKKSAHKTKKR; encoded by the coding sequence ATGTGGGTGTCATTAGTTAGCGAATTTGGCTATCCATTCGTCGTTTCTATGTTTTTGCTCTTCCGCTTCGGTAAACAATTAAAAGAACTGACAACGGACGTAGAGAACTTAAAAAAGTCCGCTCACAAAACGAAAAAACGATAA